The Neomonachus schauinslandi chromosome 4, ASM220157v2, whole genome shotgun sequence genome includes a region encoding these proteins:
- the ZHX2 gene encoding zinc fingers and homeoboxes protein 2, whose translation MASKRKSTTPCMVRTPQVVEQDVPEEGDRAKEKGISTPQPEAAKDSWTVEPENSSKENEVIEVKSTGENQSKKLQGGYECKYCPYSTQNLNEFTEHVDMQHPNVILNPLYVCAECNFTTKKYDSLSDHNSKFHPGETNFKLKLIKRNNQTVLEQSIEATNHVVSIATSGPASGDSDPGISVSKTPIMKPGKPKADAKKVPKKPEEATPENHVEGTARLVTDAAEILSRLGGVELLQDTLGHVMPSVQLPPNINLVPKVPVPLNTTKYNSALDTNATMINSFNKFPYPTQAELSWLTAASKHPEEHIRIWFATQRLKHGISWSPEEVEEARKKMFNGTIQSVPPTITVLPAQLAPTKMSQPILQTALPCQILGQTSLVLTQVTSGSTTVSCSPITLAVAGVTNHGQKRPLVTPQAASEPKRPHVAQVPEPPPKVANPSLTPASDRKKTKEQIAHLKASFLQSQFPDDAEVYRLIEVTGLARSEIKKWFSDHRYRCQRGIVHITSESLAKDQLAIAASRHGRTYHAYPDFAPQKFKEKTPGQVKILEDSFLKSSFPTQVELDRLRVDTKLSRREIESWFSERRKLRDSMEQAVLDSMGAGKKGQDVVAPNGALSRLDQLSGAQLAGALPSPSPAITKSQEQVHLLRSTFARTQWPTPQEYDQLAAKTGLVRTEIVRWFKENRCLLKTGTLKWMEQFQHQHLAGEHSYDAAQRRAARAGTAESPKNGSEVAQPHYKDPKKLCEEDLEKLVPRVKVSNEQAKDGAPAKPPEATSDRSEGSGGDGPGSDENEESGVVDWVEVTVGEEDAVSDRSDSWSQTAAEGAAELAGSDSDSIPAEAGQA comes from the coding sequence ATGGCAAGCAAGCGAAAATCCACCACCCCATGCATGGTTCGGACACCGCAAGTAGTAGAACAAGATGTGCCCGAGGAAGGAGACAGGgccaaagagaaaggaatcagcACGCCACAGCCTGAAGCAGCCAAGGACAGTTGGACAGTGGAACCCGAAAActcttccaaagaaaatgaagtgatAGAGGTGAAATCTACAGGGGAAAACCAATCCAAAAAACTCCAAGGTGGTTATGAATGCAAATACTGCCCCTACTCCACGCAGAACCTGAACGAGTTCACGGAGCACGTCGACATGCAGCACCCCAACGTGATTCTGAACCCCCTCTACGTGTGTGCCGAATGTAACTTCACAACCAAAAAGTACGACTCCTTGTCTGACCACAACTCCAAGTTCCATCCCGGGGAGACCAACTTCAAGCTGAAGTTGATCAAGCGCAATAATCAGACTGTCTTAGAGCAGTCCATCGAAGCCACCAACCACGTCGTGTCCATCGCCACCAGTGGCCCGGCGAGCGGTGACAGCGATCCTGGGATCTCCGTGAGTAAGACCCCCATCATGAAGCCAGGGAAACCAAAAGCTGATGCCAAGAAGGTGCCCAAGAAGCCCGAGGAGGCCACCCCCGAGAACCACGTGGAGGGGACGGCCCGCCTGGTGACCGACGCGGCTGAGATCCTCTCGAGACTCGGAGGTGTGGAGCTCCTCCAGGACACGCTAGGGCACGTCATGCCTTCTGTCCAGCTCCCACCAAATATCAACCTTGTCCCCAAGGTCCCCGTCCCGCTGAATACTACCAAATACAACTCCGCCCTGGACACGAATGCCACCATGATCAACTCCTTCAACAAGTTCCCTTACCCAACGCAGGCTGAGTTGTCCTGGCTAACCGCGGCTTCCAAACACCCAGAGGAGCACATCAGAATCTGGTTTGCCACACAGCGCTTAAAGCACGGCATCAGCTGGTCcccagaggaggtggaggaggcccGGAAAAAGATGTTTAATGGCACCATCCAGTCGGTACCCCCGACGATCACCGTGCTGCCAGCCCAGTTGGCGCCCACAAAGATGTCACAGCCCATCCTCCAGACAGCGCTGCCATGCCAGATTCTCGGCCAGACCAGCCTGGTGCTGACTCAGGTGACGAGCGGGTCAACAACCGTTTCCTGCTCCCCCATCACGCTTGCCGTGGCTGGAGTGACCAACCACGGCCAAAAGAGACCGTTAGTGACTCCCCAAGCTGCCTCTGAGCCCAAGCGTCCACATGTCGCTCAGGTGCCAGAGCCCCCACCCAAGGTGGCCAACCCTTCGCTGACCCCGGCCAGCGACCGCAAGAAGACAAAGGAGCAGATTGCACATCTCAAGGCGAGCTTTCTCCAGAGCCAGTTCCCTGACGATGCAGAGGTCTATCGGCTCATCGAGGTGACCGGCCTTGCCAGGAGTGAGATCAAGAAGTGGTTCAGCGACCACCGGTACCGGTGTCAAAGGGGCATCGTCCACATCACCAGCGAATCCCTTGCCAAAGACCAGCTGGCCATCGCAGCCTCCCGACACGGCCGCACGTACCACGCATACCCAGACTTTGCCccacagaaattcaaagaaaaaaccCCGGGCCAGgttaaaatcctagaagacagctTTCTGAAAAGCTCCTTCCCGACCCAAGTAGAACTGGATAGGCTAAGGGTGGACACGAAACTGAGCAGGAGAGAGATTGAATCCTGGTTCTCGGAGAGACGGAAGCTTCGGGACAGCATGGAGCAAGCTGTCTTGGATTCCATGGGGGCTGGCAAAAAAGGCCAAGACGTGGTGGCCCCCAACGGTGCTCTGTCTCGGCTCGACCAGCTCTCTGGGGCCCAGCTAGCCGGTGCTCTGCCCAGCCCTTCACCAGCAATTACGAAGAGCCAAGAACAGGTACATCTCCTGAGGAGCACGTTTGCAAGAACCCAGTGGCCTACCCCCCAGGAGTATGACCAGTTAGCAGCCAAGACCGGCCTGGTCCGAACTGAAATTGTGCGTTGGTTCAAGGAGAACAGATGCTTGCTAAAAACCGGGACCTTAAAGTGGATGGAGCAGTTCCAGCACCAGCACCTGGCTGGCGAGCACAGTTACGACGCCGCGCAGAGGAGAGCCGCGAGGGCCGGCACCGCCGAGAGCCCGAAGAACGGGAGCGAGGTGGCTCAGCCACATTACAAGGACCCCAAAAAGCTCTGCGAAGAGGACTTGGAGAAGTTGGTACCCAGGGTGAAAGTGAGCAACGAGCAAGCAAAAGATGGGGCGCCGGCCAAGCCTCCAGAAGCCACCTCGGACAGGTCAGAGGGCAGTGGCGGGGATGGCCCGGGCAGCGATGAGAACGAGGAGTCGGGCGTTGTGGATTGGGTGGAGGTCACGGTCGGAGAGGAGGACGCCGTCTCAGACAGGTCCGACAGCTGGAGTCAGACCGCAGCCGAAGGCGCCGCAGAACTGGCCGGCTCGGACTCCGACAGCATCCCTGCCGAGGCCGGCCAGGCCTAA